A single Capra hircus breed San Clemente chromosome 13, ASM170441v1, whole genome shotgun sequence DNA region contains:
- the DEFB119 gene encoding beta-defensin 119 isoform X2: MKFLFLFLAILLAMEPVVSEEECWMKGKCRLVCKNDEDSVTRCSNRKRCCILSRYLTIVPMTIDRMLPWTTPQVTQGDS; the protein is encoded by the exons ATGAAGtttctcttcctgtttcttgCCATCCTTCTGGCCATGGAACCAGTGGTATCAG AGGAAGAATGTTGGATGAAGGGAAAATGCCGGTTGGTGTGCAAAAATGATGAAGACAGTGTCACACGCTGCTCAAATCGTAAACGGTGCTGTATCCTTAGTCGTTATTTGACAATCGTACCGATGACAATTGATCGAATGCTCCCTTGGACCACTCCTCAAGTGACACAAGGAGACAGTTAA
- the DEFB119 gene encoding beta-defensin 119 isoform X1 — MKFLFLFLAILLAMEPVVSGRRHMLRCMGDLGICRPACRQSEEPYFYCRNYQPCCLPSYVRIDISGKEGKIDWSRENRWPKVS, encoded by the exons ATGAAGtttctcttcctgtttcttgCCATCCTTCTGGCCATGGAACCAGTGGTATCAG gcagACGTCACATGCTTCGATGCATGGGTGACTTGGGAATCTGTAGACCTGCTTGCAGACAGTCTGAAGAGCCCTACTTCTATTGCAGAAATTATCAACCCTGCTGCCTCCCTTCCTATGTAAGGATAGACATTTCTGGCAAAGAAGGGAAAATTGACTGGAGCCGAGAGAATCGCTGGCCAAAAGTATCTTGA